GTTATGTAAGAATAGCAACCGGCATCCAAGGCAGCAATATCGTATGCCTCAATTGTGCAGATTGGCTATCCCCGGTACGTTAACAGCTGAAAAGAATGCGCCGGATGGTGCGACGGGTGTTTTGCAATACACCTTTACTGCAAGTGATGATAATAATGTATCATCCTTGTGCAGATTCATCAGGGTCTGCATGAGCGGCTTGCTTTAACTCGGAATATTCGTCTACAATGATGCGGCTGCCGTCAATACGGACAATTTTCACGTGACGATCGCGTTCGATATAACCGCCCTGAGTCACTACATCGATATGACGACCCTCAATCAGCACCGTACCAGACGGACGCAGCGGTGTTAAACTTGTACCTTCCAGACCGATCAGCTGCTCACGTTGCAGATTCGCCATATAACTCTCATCCGAAGTCAATTGCTCACTCAGAATAAAACGGTTCCAAACACCGCGCTTACGGAAAATGTAAGCGACGATACCGACAACAATCGCTGCCGCTACAAAAGCGATCCCCAGTGACAACAGTGCATTGGATGTATCTCTTGCAGCTTGTATAACCGCGTAGATCAAGCTTCCCGCCCCCAAGATTCCAAGTATGCCAAAGCTCGGTATAAAAAACTCCAGAACTAGTAACAGCAAACCTGCGGCGAACAATATCCATGTCAGCGAACCGGAATAACCGGCAAGCTGTCCGCCGTAGAAAAACAATCCAAAGGCAATCACGCCAACTGCCCCCGGTGCAATCACGCCCGGCACGAGAATTTCAATCGCGATGCCTGCAATTCCCACGAACAATAGCAAGGTTTGAACAACCGGATGGGTCAAAAATGCAGCAATACTAGAGCCGACTCCATATTGCGCTGCCTGTGCGGTATCTGCTGCGGCGTGAACCGGCAGCGCAGCAACCAGCAAACCTGTAATCAGCGTGAGCATGGCGATTCCTAACCATAATGATGGACGACGGTAACCTTTACCGCCATCGGTTTGCATAATCATAAGATCTTGCCCCCTTCTTTTCAGCTGTAGATTCTGAACAAGGCTGGACATACCGTTTACGGCCATTCCCGTCAAAACGACCGGACAAACGGCAGAAACTGCTTATACTTATTATACGCATAACAGGCTGTGACGTTTCACAAAAATGTAATAATCTTCATATTAGGTGTCAAATAGGCATAAAAGGTATAGAAAAAAGCACCTTCTTTAACAAGTAAAGAAGGTGCTTTTGAATTTGTTTATTGCAGAAGCTGCTGAACCGCTTGGTTCACAACTTTTCCGTCTGCGCGACCTTTGACCTTAGGCATCAAGGCGCTCATTACTTTCCCCATATCGGCTTTTGAAGAAGCACCGGTCTCCAGGATGGTCTGCTGTACAATGACTTTAATTTCTTCTTCAGAAAGCTGGGTAGGAAGGTATTCTGAAACAATCTCAATTTCCGCTCTAAGGTTGGTTGTCAGGTCGTCACGACCTGCTTTCTCAAATTCTTGGAGGGCATCTTTGCGCTGTTTGATCTCACGGCTAAGAATATCAAGCACTTCATCGTCGTTCAAATCACGCTTCAAATCAATTTCTTGATTTTTAATCGTTGAACGGACCATGCGGATCGTGGACAATTTGAACTTGTCCTTGTCCCTCATCGCCTGCTTCATATCCTCGTTCAATCGTTCGCTAAGACTCATGACGGATAAATCCTCCTAAAACTTTCTTTTGCGCGCAGCCTCAGATTTTTTCTTACGCTTTACGCTCGGCTTTTCATAATGTTTGCGTTTTTTCACCTCAGCCAGAACGCCATCTTTAGCGATGGAGCGTTTGAAGCGACGAAGTGCTGCATCAATTGTTTCGTTTTTGCGAACTTTCGTTTCAGACACCAGTTTTCCCTCCCTCCGACCAGACCGTCCGGAAAAATAACACGGCTTATCAACTTTCATTATAGGTGAGAACTAATTGCAGTGTCAACATCAACACAGCTTTTTCCAGCATTTTTTTATGAGAAATAGAATCAAGCTGTCATTTCGGATTAAAAATGGATAATATTAGTTGGAATAATAACTACTTATCCACAGTTGAAAGATATTCAACTGTATGATGCGAGTACGTAGGATACTTAAATTAGTACTGTTAATATAGAAAAGACTTCATCCCAAGGGAGTGAATTCTTTTTCTGTACATACAAATGATGCGAACAGACATTATACGAATAAGATGCACCAATAATATGAAGCGTACTGCTGGTCAAGCATTACGCATGCGAATCGGAATTGCCTGTAAGTGCGCCGAGCTTGCCGCCGCCGAGTAGGTGATAATGCACATGCTGAACCGCTTGTCCGCTATCTGGACCGCAATTGTTGATCAGGCGGTAGCCGGATTGATCGACGTTCAGTTCTTTTGCCAGTTGAATCGCAACGCCGTGAATCTCAGCAATCAGTGGCAATTGCTCAGTTGTCACTTCGTTCATCGAATCAATATGCGTTTTCGGAATGATCAGTACATGCACAGGCGCTGCCGGGGCGATATCGTGAAAAGCGAGAATGCGGTCGTCTTCATACACTTTGTTGCCGGGAATCGTACCAGCGGCGATTTTGCAAAACAGACAATCTTCTTTAAACATGGGAACTTCCCCTTTCATGGTTGAATATAGTAGATGATGTGAATGGATCAGATATTGCTGCATGGTTGAACGTATATTACATCGTTTCCATTACGACACGCGAGCCTTTGCCTGCCTGCTCTGCGGGTACGACCACCAGCTTGCGCGGCAGTCGCATACGCAGTTCTGGCACGTGGCTGATGATGCCGACAGACAGACGATCGGTGTGCAATTTTTCCAGCGACGTAACGACTGTATCCAGAAGTTCGGGATCAAGTGTGCCGAATCCTTCATCAAGGAAAAAGAACTGTAGCGGATATTGTCCGCGCAATTGAATTTGTGCTGACAATGCCAACGCGAGCGATAGCGAGGTCAGGAAGGTTTCACCGCCGGACAACGTTGAGACTGGACGGCGAATTCCACCATTGCCATTATCGCAAATGACAAAGCCCCCGCCAGAATCAACTTCTAGGGAATAGCGCTGACGAGTCAGGAAACGTAGTCGCTCCGAAGCTGCCAGACTAACCTGCATGAGTTGTTCCTCAGCGATATATTCGACAAATGCATTACCGCGCATGCTTCCTTGTAATTTGGATAAATGATTGGATTCCACTGCCAACTTGGTCCGTTGACGTTCCAGCTCCAGCCAGCGCACATGACGCTGTTCCAAATCTTCAAAGTCACGCGTGGCGCGTGCACGATATTCCAGTGCTGCTTCGTCCGCCTGACGCGCGTCCTGCCATTCCTGTTGCAGCTGCTGCCACTGTTCTTCGGATACGGTTTGACCGTCCAGCTTGGATTCCAGCTCACGCAAATGAACACTTAGCTCACGTTGCTGTTCACGATGACTGTCGATTCGCTGACGTGCGGCTTGCATCTGCTGCTCATCCATACGTGCTGCTGCCACTTGCTGCTCATTATCAAAGCGAGACTCTTGTAACGCCTGCTGCCAGCGCTGGGCAGCCTGCTCTGACTGAGCGGATAGCGATTGCGCCGACTGCACAGCAAGCGCATGATTTTGCCCTGCTTGCTGTTGAAGCAGCTGAGCATTGCGCAGCTGCTCTGCCCATTGCGTTGCTTCATGGCGATACCGATTCAGTTCATTATTCGCTTCAGTGATGAGCTGTTCAGCAGATTGTTCTCCAATCCACTGCTGCAACAGGTTTTGTTTATCCTGCAAGTGCCGCTGATCACTTTCGTAACGAGTACGTTCCTGAATCTGTTGGCGTTCGAGTGCGTTGATCTGCTGCTCCCCTTCGCGAATCGCTTTGTTCCGTTCCTCGATGTAGGGCGCACTCTTTTCCAACCGTCCGCGAATATGGTCTGCCTGCTCATCCTTACGTGCTAGATCAGCAAACCGTTCTCTTGCCTGCTGTTCAGTCAGCTCTGGATGATGTTCTTGCCAATCATTCAACAATTGCTGAAGCTGCTGCTGAGCGGCTTCTAGTCGGGTGCTGGATTGTTCCAGCAGACGCTGGGCACTTTGGCGTTCCGCCTGTACTGCTGTACGACGCTGGGACCACTCCCGCTGCTGCTGACGCCAGTTGCGCAATTGTTGGCGCAACTGCTGAAGCTGCTGCTCCAGTTCGCTATGTTGCGGTGCAAACTGATTCAGCCAATCGGTAGCAGCTGTCTGGATACGATCAAAATCAAGTTGATCTTTCATTTGGAACAACGTATGAGACTCCACAGATTCAGCGTTAGATGAATTTTCTTTTACACGTTGATCTAGTTCGGCTAATGCTGGTTGTTCTTGCGTAGATGTTACAACTGGATAAGATTGGTCTGACGCAGCTGCACCATCGCTATGCAGCCATTCCCAATCGGTCCGTATATTGCTCAATTCAAACGTACGACTGCGGATGTTCTCGCTATACTGGCGGACAGATTGCTGCAGCTGTTCAATGACTTGCAGTGGATCATGCTGCTCGTCCGCTTGCGCTTGCTCTGTATCCTGTTGCAAAATCGCAGGGTGTGGATGATGAACCGATCCGCATACTGCGCATGGCTCTCCATCCTGCAATTGCGCTGCCAGCACCGCAGCTAAACGATGAGTCTCGGCTTCTCTAGAAGCGGCATGATAGGACTGCTCCCACTGTTGTAGCTGCTCCTGAAATTGCAGCAATCGTTGCTCCTGACGCTGCTGTTCCGTTTGCAGAGATGTCGCTTGCTGGAATAGCTGCTGCTCTGCACTACCAAAATGAATATGTTCCTGTTCCAGCTGTTCCCATGTTGCATCATATCGTGAGGTTGCAGACAGTTGGGTTTGCTGTTCTTGTTCTAATTCACTGACACGGGTACGCGCAGTATCCAGTGTATTCAAGCGCTGCTGAGCTTCCTGCAATTCGCGTCGATCCTGACTGCGCACTTCGGAGGCTCGGAGCTGTGTATTCAGTTCGTCACGCAATACTTGTGCTTTATCAAGTAGGGCTTGCTCACGCTGAGATTGCTGCTGTGCATCGTTCAGCTGTGCAGCAATCTGCTCCAATTGCTGATGCAGTTGCAGCTGTGCCTGCTCCAAGTCGTGGCATTCCTGCTGCAACGTAAGGGCTTGCTGAAGCTGATCCAGACGCGAACGAAGCCGTGGCTCCTGCTGATTCAGCTGCTGACGTGCCTGCTGCTCCTGCTCGGTCGCATGATAGGCAGCTTGCTCCGCCTGTTTCCATTGCTGATGCAATTCGTCGACCCGCTGCTGCTCCTGCTGGGATTGCTGGTGGATTTGTTTCCAGCCGTCAAGCAGTGGCAACAGCGTCTGAGCAGACAATGCTGCTTCCAGCTGTTGCTCAAGCGAACCAATTTCGTCCTCATGCCCAGACAGTTGCTCCAAGCGCTGTTGCAGCAATGACTTCTCATTGATCAGCTCACGAACTTTGCCCAGCTTTTCCAGTCGAGTCGTTACTTCCTGCAAGCGTTGACGCAATTGCTCCGCTTCCTGTGCTGCCTGCTGTAAACGTTCCTTAGCAGCTTTGACAGCTTCGGCAGACGCGTCGCCGAGACCGGTTTGCTCCGCAGCGAGCCGATCCAGACGATTGTCGGTATCTTTGACGCGCTGGCTGAGCTTTTGCATCAGTCGGTCGCCGTACTTTTCCAGATGGAACAATCGCTGTAGCATCTGACGACGATCGCTGCCTTTTAAGGATAAAAACTCAGCAAATTTACCCTGCGGTAATACTACGGCACGAGTGAAATCGTCCATTTTTAGACCGATATACTCCTCGACGCAGCGCGTAACATCGCCCAGTTTGTCAGCAATGACGCGATCTCCGTCTGCTAGACATTCGATAAAACGGCTCATGCTATTGCTTACGGTATGCTCACCAGTCCGCTTGAAGCGCCGTTCTACCCGATATTGATGGGTACCAACATCCGACAGCAGCTCAAAGGAAAAGGATACAAAGACCGCATCCTCAGAATGATTCAAAATGCCCTGCGTTCCGTTCTGTGCACGTTCCACCTTGCCGTATAGTGCCAGTGTGATCGCATCCAGTACGGTCGATTTACCACTTCCAGTCGGTCCAAAGATACCAAATAACCCTGTTTCGCAGAGGGCGGTAAAGTCGATCTCCTGCTGTTCGCGGTAACTTTGCAGACCCGACAGCTTTAATACGATAGGCTTCATGACTGCACTCCCTTACCTGTCTCCGTTGACGCTGGTTCTAGTTGTTCCTCGCCATCAATCAGCTCCAAGAAAATCTCTACCATTCGGTCATCCGGCACAGCGCCGCCTGTCTGACGCTCGTAAAATTTGCGGAACAATTCGTGTACCGGCAATTGTGCGCGTTCACTGAATTGTTCTTCGGCTTCCGTTTGCGGATAGATCGGGCGAATATTCACGATACCACTGTACGCCTTGCGCAAATTCTGAATATCGCCCATCGATAATGCTTCTTGCAACGATATTTCGAGATCGATAAAAGCGTTAGGATCGCGTCCTTCGTCTAGCCATTGATACACCTCAGCAAGACCGCCTTTGGCTTTCCAGCGTACTAGTGGACGTCCACTGGTGAGGAATAATTCTTGCATTTGTGGTACACCGCCGGGTACGATATCCAGCATGGTAACCGATTTGGCTTGCCCAGCTTCGGAAAAGCTATACGCCAGCGGAGAGCCGCTGTAGCGAATCATGCCTTCGCCTTTGACTGCCTGCGCTCGGTGCAAATGACCGAGTGCTGTATATTGAGCTCCGGTATACAGTGCCGATGGATCAACAGTGTAGGCGCCGCCGACCTGAATCGGACGCTCGGAATCTGTTTCGACGCCACCAAGTACGTATACATGGCTCATCGCCAGATTAACGGTATCCGCACGAAAGCCGGATGCCAATTGCTTCATCAGGCGACCAACACGTTCACTGTAGGCACGCCGGATATTATTCTCATCATGATCATCAATTAGCAGCTCATTCAGCCGTGATTCTGACGGATAGGACAGCGGTGCAATGACCGCTGTTTCGCCAGTACGCGGGATATGAATTTCCAATCCGGCAGGTGATGGCACACCAAGCAAATGAATGCCTCTACCCCGCACCAGCGGAGCGGCGGATGAAATACGTTCCGGTTGATCATGGTTACCCGCAATGATAACCATCGGTCGTCCATTCTGTGTCAGACGTGCGGTTGCTTCGTAAAATAGCTGTTCTGCCATCGCTGGCGGATTGACGGAATCGTACACATCGCCCGCCATCAAGATCAGATCGGCTTGCTGCTCATCTGCCAGTGTCACCAGCTCATCAACAAAAGCGATCTGCTCCTCCATCCGGCTTCTGCCTTCCAGCGTTTTGCCAAAATGCCAGTCTGCGGTATGTAAAATACGCACAGAACTCCTCCTTTATCATGCAGGGTATGCCATGAAGCGGCATACCCTTTATTGGTTTATATCCAAACCGTTGTGTATAGCGAAAAAATCTACACGTATGCTGACATAGTCTATACCTTCAATCGAACTTCTTGCTGACCGTCAAAGAAATAGAGCCACAGCTCATCCACTTGCCAGCCAAGCGATTGTTCCACCGCTTGCGCGTACAGTTCTAATTGTACACGGTAACGTTCTTCTAGCGCAGCCGTACCGCCCTGATGCTCCAACACACGATCTGTTTTGTAATCGACTAGAATCGTGCGCTCGCCTTCACGGAACAGACAGTCAATAATTCCTTGTGTCAGCATAATATCGCCTGCCTCATTCACGGGTAAGCCATAGCTGAATGCCAGCTCGCGTTTGATCCAGTCTGCCTGAAGCATACGCTGACCGAGCGCTGTACCGAAAAATCCAGTAATGTCGCTCGTTTTGACGCTATCGATTTCCTTTTGCCGCAAAATCTGATCCTCTACCAGACGTTGCTTCACCTGTTCTACATCGTCTGCAGTAACACCGCTAGGATGATCCAGTGGAACACGCTGCATCACTGTATGATAAGCAGTACCTCGTTCCGCACCAGTCAGACCCTTTTGCTCCATGAATTTGGGACGGTGTAGCTTCAAATTACTATCCCGATTCCGATGCAGCGTTTGATTGGATAGCGTTGGGTTGGGTTCTACTGTTCCGGCAGCGGATGATGGGAGATGATTGGATACAGAATTCATGCCATCCACACTGGATGCTCCCCTATATTCATTGTTATTGGTGTTGATCAGACCGACAGTTGGGCTTGGTAATGAATCTTGTTGGTGCTCCGCATATTCTTGATTGCTAGTATCATGTATCGAATGCTCTGGCTCAGATTGACCAGCGGCACGGCGTATATACTTATGCAATAACGGATTCAGATTCCAAATGCCTTCCCATAGATCGGCATCCGGTGCATCTTCGGATACGAGCTGATGCTTCAGCTCACTGACCGTTGTTTTGGCTGCGATATGCACTGCTTGCTCATATCCATATTGCCAAGACAAACGCTCATGGATCGATATTTCCAATTCTCGCTGCTGCTGTTCCAACTGCATATCTGGTATAAATGGTGCAGCGTTGCGATCCGAATGATCAGCGGAAGAGTCAGACAAAGAGTTTATTTGTCGATGCTGCTCGTTATGCCAAGCCGTTTCCAGCAGGTGCTGCCATTCTGGAGCATGCTGATCCTGAAGCGACTTCCATTTGGCATCGCCCTCTCGAATGGCACGCTCCTCCTGCTCCTCGCCAGCCACTTCACTCAGCAGTTGACGCGTATCTATAATACTCAATTGCCAGTCTGATTGATCGTCAGCCAGCACAGCCGCATAAGGTGCTGCGGCTGCTTCACTTCGTTCGCGGAACAAGGTGGCTGAGCGATGACGCATAAAGGCAGGACCGAGCCAATCCAGATAACTGCGCGCACGGGACAGTAAATAATCCGGCAGTTCCAGCGCTGGATACTCCTGAATCTGACTCCAAGATGCAATCTTTTTGTCTAGATCCTTCACCGTTGCAATCATAATCAGCTTGTCGCGTGGACGAGTTAATGCTACATACAGTACGCGCAATTCCTCCGCTAGCAATTCGTTCATCCCTCGGCGGCGGATTGCCAAATTCGGCAAGGTCGGATAACTAACTCGTGTATCCTCATCTACAAACTTTGGACCAAAGCCCAGTTCCTTATGCATTAGGAATGGTGCGTTTAGATCTTGCATATTGAACATTTTGGACATGCCTGCGAGGAAGACGACTGGGAATTCCAGACCTTTACTTTTGTGAATGGTCATGACTCGGATGGCATTCTCCTCCGCACCGCCGGATACAGCACCCAGATCGCCGCCTGTGTCTTTTAAACGACGAATAAACCGTAAAAAGCGGAACAATCCGCGTGATGAGGTCGAACGTTCAAACTGACGTGCTCGCTCGTACAACATGCGTAAATGATGCTGACGCTGCACACCGCCGGGCAATCCACCCAGCCAATCCACATATCCAGTTTCCCGATAAATGCGCCAGATTAGATCGCCCAGTTCTCCCTCACGCGCTTCTGCACGCCAGCTTTGCAATTGATCATAAAAGCGTTGCAACCGCTGACGCAGCTCTTGTGATATACGCCGTTCGTTTGATTCACTAGTAGTTGCAACGTTAGTAGAAAGGTCGTATACATATGGATCGCCATTGCTGGTGGACGGCTCCACTTCCATATCAGCTGGTGCTGATCCGAATAAAGAAGCGTCATCCTCGTTCACCGCATGACTTGGGATCTCATTTTCCACAGCAGGCATGTCGTCAACATCCGCTACAACAGCAGGTTGATCATGATGATGTAGCGCATCGGTATGCAGCATAGGACGAGATTGTCCATTTGTATCGGTTGCATACTCATCTGGTACATTCGGATGCGTATCCACCAATGACAATAGTGCCTCATAAAATGTCACTTGCTTCTGTGCTAAGCGTACGTTTGCTAGTTCATCTTCATTTAGACCAACTAATGGTGAGCGCAGAACAGAAGCGAGTGGAATATCTTGCTGCGGATTATCAATAATTTCCAGCAACGATAAAATAATATCCACCTCAACCGCTTCAAAATATCCTTGATCCACATCACTATAAGCAGGAATACCAGCAAGCTGCAATTCCTCGATCATTAGCGGCGCCCAAATCATCGTTGAGCGCAGTAAAATAACCATATCCCGGTATTCCGCTGGACGCAGATCATCCAGCCCTTTATCGTAAATCATTAGCGGCTTGCCATCCGGCGACGTCATCTCCCGTACACGCCGAATTATCGCCTGTGCTTCCAAGCGTGCGGCTTCCAACTCTGAATCATCAACCGCAGCACCTTCCTCTTCACCATTCTCTGTGGAAGCGTACGAATCACTGCCGCCGCGCTCCAGCAACCAGAACTCCGGTGCATAGTCATTAGCAGATTCTGGTGCGCCTGCGGGATACGA
The DNA window shown above is from Paenibacillus sp. JQZ6Y-1 and carries:
- a CDS encoding NfeD family protein, yielding MIMQTDGGKGYRRPSLWLGIAMLTLITGLLVAALPVHAAADTAQAAQYGVGSSIAAFLTHPVVQTLLLFVGIAGIAIEILVPGVIAPGAVGVIAFGLFFYGGQLAGYSGSLTWILFAAGLLLLVLEFFIPSFGILGILGAGSLIYAVIQAARDTSNALLSLGIAFVAAAIVVGIVAYIFRKRGVWNRFILSEQLTSDESYMANLQREQLIGLEGTSLTPLRPSGTVLIEGRHIDVVTQGGYIERDRHVKIVRIDGSRIIVDEYSELKQAAHADPDESAQG
- a CDS encoding GatB/YqeY domain-containing protein; its protein translation is MSLSERLNEDMKQAMRDKDKFKLSTIRMVRSTIKNQEIDLKRDLNDDEVLDILSREIKQRKDALQEFEKAGRDDLTTNLRAEIEIVSEYLPTQLSEEEIKVIVQQTILETGASSKADMGKVMSALMPKVKGRADGKVVNQAVQQLLQ
- the rpsU gene encoding 30S ribosomal protein S21, with the translated sequence MSETKVRKNETIDAALRRFKRSIAKDGVLAEVKKRKHYEKPSVKRKKKSEAARKRKF
- a CDS encoding histidine triad nucleotide-binding protein, producing the protein MFKEDCLFCKIAAGTIPGNKVYEDDRILAFHDIAPAAPVHVLIIPKTHIDSMNEVTTEQLPLIAEIHGVAIQLAKELNVDQSGYRLINNCGPDSGQAVQHVHYHLLGGGKLGALTGNSDSHA
- a CDS encoding AAA family ATPase yields the protein MKPIVLKLSGLQSYREQQEIDFTALCETGLFGIFGPTGSGKSTVLDAITLALYGKVERAQNGTQGILNHSEDAVFVSFSFELLSDVGTHQYRVERRFKRTGEHTVSNSMSRFIECLADGDRVIADKLGDVTRCVEEYIGLKMDDFTRAVVLPQGKFAEFLSLKGSDRRQMLQRLFHLEKYGDRLMQKLSQRVKDTDNRLDRLAAEQTGLGDASAEAVKAAKERLQQAAQEAEQLRQRLQEVTTRLEKLGKVRELINEKSLLQQRLEQLSGHEDEIGSLEQQLEAALSAQTLLPLLDGWKQIHQQSQQEQQRVDELHQQWKQAEQAAYHATEQEQQARQQLNQQEPRLRSRLDQLQQALTLQQECHDLEQAQLQLHQQLEQIAAQLNDAQQQSQREQALLDKAQVLRDELNTQLRASEVRSQDRRELQEAQQRLNTLDTARTRVSELEQEQQTQLSATSRYDATWEQLEQEHIHFGSAEQQLFQQATSLQTEQQRQEQRLLQFQEQLQQWEQSYHAASREAETHRLAAVLAAQLQDGEPCAVCGSVHHPHPAILQQDTEQAQADEQHDPLQVIEQLQQSVRQYSENIRSRTFELSNIRTDWEWLHSDGAAASDQSYPVVTSTQEQPALAELDQRVKENSSNAESVESHTLFQMKDQLDFDRIQTAATDWLNQFAPQHSELEQQLQQLRQQLRNWRQQQREWSQRRTAVQAERQSAQRLLEQSSTRLEAAQQQLQQLLNDWQEHHPELTEQQARERFADLARKDEQADHIRGRLEKSAPYIEERNKAIREGEQQINALERQQIQERTRYESDQRHLQDKQNLLQQWIGEQSAEQLITEANNELNRYRHEATQWAEQLRNAQLLQQQAGQNHALAVQSAQSLSAQSEQAAQRWQQALQESRFDNEQQVAAARMDEQQMQAARQRIDSHREQQRELSVHLRELESKLDGQTVSEEQWQQLQQEWQDARQADEAALEYRARATRDFEDLEQRHVRWLELERQRTKLAVESNHLSKLQGSMRGNAFVEYIAEEQLMQVSLAASERLRFLTRQRYSLEVDSGGGFVICDNGNGGIRRPVSTLSGGETFLTSLSLALALSAQIQLRGQYPLQFFFLDEGFGTLDPELLDTVVTSLEKLHTDRLSVGIISHVPELRMRLPRKLVVVPAEQAGKGSRVVMETM
- a CDS encoding exonuclease SbcCD subunit D translates to MRILHTADWHFGKTLEGRSRMEEQIAFVDELVTLADEQQADLILMAGDVYDSVNPPAMAEQLFYEATARLTQNGRPMVIIAGNHDQPERISSAAPLVRGRGIHLLGVPSPAGLEIHIPRTGETAVIAPLSYPSESRLNELLIDDHDENNIRRAYSERVGRLMKQLASGFRADTVNLAMSHVYVLGGVETDSERPIQVGGAYTVDPSALYTGAQYTALGHLHRAQAVKGEGMIRYSGSPLAYSFSEAGQAKSVTMLDIVPGGVPQMQELFLTSGRPLVRWKAKGGLAEVYQWLDEGRDPNAFIDLEISLQEALSMGDIQNLRKAYSGIVNIRPIYPQTEAEEQFSERAQLPVHELFRKFYERQTGGAVPDDRMVEIFLELIDGEEQLEPASTETGKGVQS
- the addA gene encoding helicase-exonuclease AddAB subunit AddA, which gives rise to MSNDDLNFNPNNGSYTHEQPDDLFADVDSGTERALALQQVQMPRPDNSTWTEDQWKAISLRGNNLLVAAAAGSGKTAVLVERIIRQVIDPEYPLDVNRMLVATFTKAAATEMRQRIRAALDREVLNRPDDERLRRQLALIGQASITTLHSFCMEVIQRYYAMIPLDPGFRIASENECAMMREELLEELFEEKYTEEEERDNRQFHRLINWFGGERSDDAAMKLVERLYHFARSHPWPEHWLREMAAAFHVEHAAQLEESAWVRQIVSDVQVALDGMEAVLLQAIETAQLPGGPVAYVETLSADLELIHRLQDIAAIQPWTELYVSFQQAAFGKLKPVRKDGLDVRIQDNVKQMRETVKKSLSELSGLFFGRTPDEFAQELREAAPLMEELAEVIIRFSDKYQQEKQRRGWVDFSDLEHYALHILRHPDSTPEHVLPSAAALEYRQRFDEVMLDEYQDTNSVQEQLVRLISRDVPGNRFMVGDVKQSIYRFRLAEPGLFLEKYHQYRDDWNGEGRRIDLSRNFRSRVQVVDAVNMIFRQLMNVKVAEIEYDERAELVAGASYPAGAPESANDYAPEFWLLERGGSDSYASTENGEEEGAAVDDSELEAARLEAQAIIRRVREMTSPDGKPLMIYDKGLDDLRPAEYRDMVILLRSTMIWAPLMIEELQLAGIPAYSDVDQGYFEAVEVDIILSLLEIIDNPQQDIPLASVLRSPLVGLNEDELANVRLAQKQVTFYEALLSLVDTHPNVPDEYATDTNGQSRPMLHTDALHHHDQPAVVADVDDMPAVENEIPSHAVNEDDASLFGSAPADMEVEPSTSNGDPYVYDLSTNVATTSESNERRISQELRQRLQRFYDQLQSWRAEAREGELGDLIWRIYRETGYVDWLGGLPGGVQRQHHLRMLYERARQFERSTSSRGLFRFLRFIRRLKDTGGDLGAVSGGAEENAIRVMTIHKSKGLEFPVVFLAGMSKMFNMQDLNAPFLMHKELGFGPKFVDEDTRVSYPTLPNLAIRRRGMNELLAEELRVLYVALTRPRDKLIMIATVKDLDKKIASWSQIQEYPALELPDYLLSRARSYLDWLGPAFMRHRSATLFRERSEAAAAPYAAVLADDQSDWQLSIIDTRQLLSEVAGEEQEERAIREGDAKWKSLQDQHAPEWQHLLETAWHNEQHRQINSLSDSSADHSDRNAAPFIPDMQLEQQQRELEISIHERLSWQYGYEQAVHIAAKTTVSELKHQLVSEDAPDADLWEGIWNLNPLLHKYIRRAAGQSEPEHSIHDTSNQEYAEHQQDSLPSPTVGLINTNNNEYRGASSVDGMNSVSNHLPSSAAGTVEPNPTLSNQTLHRNRDSNLKLHRPKFMEQKGLTGAERGTAYHTVMQRVPLDHPSGVTADDVEQVKQRLVEDQILRQKEIDSVKTSDITGFFGTALGQRMLQADWIKRELAFSYGLPVNEAGDIMLTQGIIDCLFREGERTILVDYKTDRVLEHQGGTAALEERYRVQLELYAQAVEQSLGWQVDELWLYFFDGQQEVRLKV